Proteins from a single region of Halorubrum sp. 2020YC2:
- a CDS encoding ribbon-helix-helix domain-containing protein → MSETGTNDSDIDDPETTTINIRVTERQLAEIDAVWKEEGYTSRSEFLRHAIRDATHHPGASRDMLASIAAEEYAMRKGESEAVSRDEVLELIDDEE, encoded by the coding sequence ATGTCAGAAACGGGTACGAACGACTCCGATATCGATGATCCCGAGACGACGACGATCAACATTCGGGTCACCGAGCGTCAGTTGGCGGAGATCGACGCGGTCTGGAAGGAGGAGGGGTACACGTCTCGGAGCGAATTCCTCCGGCACGCGATCCGCGACGCGACGCATCACCCCGGCGCGTCGCGCGACATGCTGGCGAGCATCGCCGCTGAGGAGTACGCGATGCGAAAGGGTGAGAGCGAGGCCGTCTCTCGCGACGAGGTCCTCGAACTGATCGATGACGAGGAGTGA
- a CDS encoding type II toxin-antitoxin system RelE/ParE family toxin — translation MTRSDDWTWEFRPPAARAFEGLDAPIQRRIVSKLDDIVTDEWRDPPEYIEPLSGVPHGKIRIGDFRLEPPRIAIEGSW, via the coding sequence ATGACGAGGAGTGACGACTGGACGTGGGAGTTCCGGCCGCCGGCCGCACGGGCGTTCGAGGGGCTCGATGCGCCGATACAGCGCCGGATCGTCTCGAAGCTCGACGACATCGTGACCGACGAGTGGCGAGACCCGCCCGAGTATATCGAACCGCTTTCGGGCGTTCCACATGGAAAAATTCGTATCGGTGACTTTCGGTTGGAGCCTCCGCGGATCGCGATCGAGGGGTCGTGGTGA